The stretch of DNA GGAGTTGCTGAAGGAACGATTAGTATAGATCGTTTGATCTCTATGATGAATGTAGTAGATGATGAAATTGTAATTGAAGCTAAAGGAATCTATTCTGTTGAAAAATTTATTATAGCCCGGATGTTTATGTATTGGCAAGTTTATTTACACAAAACAGGAGTGGGAGCAGAATATTTATTAACGAAGATATTAAAAAGAGCTCATGAATTATATCATAATAATTTTGAAATTTGGACTACCCCTGAGTTAGAATTTTTCTTTAAAAGAAAAATAAAATTTGATGATCTAAATGAAGAGGTGATGAAACATTTTTTGATGCTTTCGGATGCAGATATATGGATTTGTATAAAACAATGGAGTAAATCAAAAGATGAGATTTTAGCGAAAATTTCAAAAATGTTACTTAATCGAAATTTGTATAAGGTAGAAGAAACTGAAAAAGAGCAGTTGAAAGATTATTTCTTAGAAGAATTAAATTTAAGTCCTGAAATAATTAAAAATGAATACTTTTCAGGAATTATTCCAGTTAAAAACTTAGCTTATGATAAAGAAAATCCTATAAAATTATTAATGAAAAACGGTCGTATAATTAGGTTGGAAGAGGTTTCAAAGCAATTAGATTTTAAAGTTTTGTCAAAACCTGTTAAAAAACACTATTTTTGTTATTTAAAAAGGAATCATAATAAATTTTAAGCTACTGATAATTTTTATTACTTTTGTCAAAATATGGAATTTAAAGCATCGCAAATAGCAGAAATTTTAGAAGGAGAGATTCAAGGAAATCCAGAAGAAACGGTTGCTACATTAACTAAAATAGAAGAAGGAAAAAAAGGAGGTTTGACTTTTCTAGCAAACCCAAAATATACACCTTATATATATGATACAGAAGCATCTATTGTTATTGTAAATAAAAGCTTTGTAGCTGAAAAAGAAATTTCATCCACTTTAATTAAGGTAGATGATGCCTATTTAGCCTTTACGAAGCTATTACAATACTATGATGAATACCGTAAAAGTTTGAAAGTAGGAATCGAAGAACCTTCATTTATTTCAAAGACAGCGAAAGTAAGTGAAAATGTTTATATCGGAGCATTTTCTTATATTGGAGAAGATGTAATAATCGAAGATAATGTAAAGATCTATCCAAACTCTTATATTGGAGATAATTCTAAAATAGGAGAAGGAACAACGATCAATGCAGGAGTTAAAATATATTCAGATACACAAATAGGAAAGCATTGTACCATTCATTCAGGTTCTGTAATTGGAGCTGATGGATTTGGCTTTGCACCCAATTCAAATAATGAGTACAGTAAAGTTCCTCAAATTGGAAATGTTATTTTAGAAGATAATGTTGAAATAGGAGCGAATACAACTGTAGATCGAGCTACACTAGGATCTACTATAATTAGAAAAGGTGTTAAATTAGATAACCATGTTCAAATAGCCCATAATGTTGAAATAGGAGAAGATACCGTTATTGCTTCTCAAACAGGAATTGCAGGATCTTCAAAAATTGGAAAAAGAGCGATGATGGGTGGTCAAGTAGGTGTTATTGGGCATTTAAAACTAGGTGATGATGTGAAAATAGCTGCTCAGAGTGGCGTTGGAAGTGATTTACCTAATGAGGCGATTGTTCAAGGATCACCAGCCTATAGTGTTGGAGATTATAAACGATCTTATGTATACTTTAAAAAATTACCTGATCTAGTAAAACGTATTAACGAATTAGAGAAAAAGTTAAATGGATAAAATTATAGCAGAAGATAAGCAGAAAACAATTGAGAAAGAAATTAAACTTTCAGGTCATGGACTTCATACAGGAGCCGTTTCTGATCTGACGTTTAAACCTGCACCCGAAAATACAGGGTTTATCTTTGTTAGAACTGATTTAGAAGGAGCGCCACAAATTGAAGCTGATGCCTTATATGTTGTGAGTACCGATAGAGGAACAACATTGGAGAAAAAAGGCGTTAAAGTGTATACATGTGAACATGTATTAGCTGCTTTGGTGGGATTAGATATTGATAACTGCTATATTGAAATGACAGGTCCAGAACCTCCTATTATGGATGGATCTTCAAAGTATTTTATAGAAGCATTAGAAAAAGCAGGTGTTCAAGAACAGGATGCTAAAAGAGAATATTTTGTAATTAAAGATACCATAAGTGTAACAGACTCTGAAACTGGAAGTGAAATCATAGCAACACCTTCAGATGAGTATCAAATCGTTACTATGGTTGATTTTGGTACTAAAGTAGTGGGAACTCAAAATGCAACACTTAAAAATTTAAAAGATTTCAAAAAAGAGATTTCCGATGCTAGAACCTTTGTTTTTCTTCATGAATTAGAACAATTAATTGATGCAGGATTGATAAAAGGAGGTGATATAAACAATGCAATAGTTTATGTTGATAAAGAGATTTCAGATGAAACTCAAGAAAAATTAAAAAAGATATTTAATAAAGATAGAGTAACCATAAAACCTAACGGTACATTAGATAATATTGATCTACATTATCCAAATGAAGCTGCACGTCATAAATTATTAGATGTAGTAGGCGATTTGGCATTAATTGGAACACGAATTAAAGGTAGAATTTTTGCAAGTAAACCAGGACATTCTATTAATACACAATTTGCTAAAAAATTAGCTAAGCATATTAAAATAGCAAAACGTAAGAAAGTGCCTGAGTTTAACATCGATATGGACCCTCCAATTCATGATATCAACAGTATAAAAAAGATGTTACCACATCGCTATCCCTTCTTATTAGTGGATAAAATTATTGAGCAAACTGATAATCATGTAGTAGGAGTGAAAAATATAACCTATAACGAACCATTCTTTGTAGGGCATTTTCCTGAAGAACCTGTGATGCCAGGTGTTTTACAAGTAGAAGCTATGGCACAAGTAGGAGGTATTTTAGTTTTAGGAAGTGTAGATGAGCCTGAAAAATATTCTACGTATTTTATGAAAATAGATAAAGTACGATTTAAAAGAAAAGTAGTTCCAGGAGATACCGTTATTTTTAAAATGGAATTATTAGAGCCTATTAGAAGAGGAATTGTACATATGCAGGGATATGCATACGTTCGTGATTCTATAGTAGCAGAAGCTGAATTAATGGCTCAAATTGTAAAAAATAAATAGACCATCCGACGTATGAATAATATGGTGAACATTCACCCAGAAGCAATTATAGGGAAAAATGTAACAGTAAGTCCTTTTACAACAATAGAAAAGGACGTAGAGATAGGAGAAGGAACTTGGATTGGACCTAATGTAACCATAATGGAAGGTGCACGAATAGGAAAAGATTGTAAAATTTTCCCTGGAGCCGTAATTTCTGCCGAACCTCAAGACTTAAAATATAAAGGAGAAAAAACCTTAACATATATTGGTGATCGAACAACCATTCGTGAAGCCGTAACCATTAATAGAGGAACAACTGCCTTAGGCTATACCAAAATAGGAGATGATTGCTTGATCATGGCAACAGTACATGTAGCACATGATTGTGTGATTGGGAATCATGTAATTTTGGTAAATGGAGTAGGGTTAGCCGGTCATATTGAAATTGACGATTATGCCATTGTTGGAGGAATGGTGCCTGTTCATCAATTTACTAAGATAGGAGCTCATACTTTAATTGCGGGAGCTACTTTAGTACGTAAAGATGTTCCACCTTATGTTAAAGCAGCTCGAGAACCAATGTCTTACGCTGGAGTAAACGCTTTAGGGTTAAGAAGAAGAGGTTTTGATAATGAACAAATTGAAACAATTCAAAATGTTTACCGGATTCTTTTCCAAGAAGGTTTATCGAATACCAAAGCAGTAGAAAAAATAAAATTAGAAATTCCTGAATCAGAAGAACGTGAAGTTATTTTAAACTTTGTTGAAAATTCAGATCGAGGAATTATGAAAGGATACTATAACGAATAAGAAATAATTACAAGAATGGCTACAACAGCAGATATAAAAAGAGGATTGTGCATCAATTATAGTAATGATGTTTATAAAATTGTAGGGTTTCAACATGTAAAGCCAGGTAAAGGTCCAGCATTTGTACGTACAAAATTAAAAAGTGTTACTACAGGTAAAGTGGTAGATAATACATTCTCTGCAGGGCATAAAATTGATGTAGTAGAAGTTAATACCAATAAATTTCAATATTTATATGATGATGATAATGGTTTTCATTTTATGAATAACGATGATTATTCACAAGTATATATTGACAAAGGATTAGTAGATAATGCTGATTTGATGAAAGAAGGTGAACAAGTTTTCATTTTAACAAAAGCAGATGATGACACACCACTTTCAGTAGAAATGCCTCAAACCGTTATTTTAGAAGTGGTAGAATCCGCACCAGGAGTAAAAGGAAATACCGCAACGAATGCTACAAAACCTGCAAAACTAGAAACAGGAGCAGAATTACAAGTTCCATTGTTTATTAATGAAGGTGAAAAGATTAAAGTAAATGTAGACGAGCGCTCGTATATTGAAAGAGTAAAAGAATAATATTTAACGAATAAATAAAATGCTCCTTACACTTTTGAAGGAGTATTTTTGTATATACCCATGAAATTTAACCGTATTTATCAATTAAAAGAAATTGCTTCGCTATTAGAAGTTGATTATGTAGGAAATGATGAATTTCCTGTAAAAGGATTGAATGAAATTCATGTTGTAACAGAAGGTGATATTGTTTTTGTAGATCATCCCAAATACTATGATAAAGCATTAGAATCTGAGGCAACTATTGTTTTAATTAATAAAAAAGTAGATTGCCCAGAAGGAAAAGCATTGCTTATTTCAGAAAATCCTTTTTCAGATTTTAATAAATTGATTGAACATTTCAATCCTTTTCAAACATCAAATCAATTACAGGCTGACTCTGCTCAAATAGGTGAAGGAACTATTATTCAACCGAATGTATTTATTGGGAATAATGTGAAAATTGGAAAGAATTGTATTATTCATCCAAATGTGACCCTATACGATAATACCGTTATAGGAGATCATGTTATTATACACGCTAATACCGTTATAGGTTCTGATGCATTTTATTATAAAAATAGAACGGATCATTTTGAACGTTTGAAGAGTGCAGGGAATGTGGTAATTCAAGACTTTGTGGAAATAGGAGCCAGTTGTACAATTGATCGAGGAGTTACAGCTTCCACAACTATAAAAAAACATACCAAACTGGATAATCAAATCCAAATTGGACATGATACCATTATTGGAGAACGTTGTTTAATTGCCTCTCATGTTGGAATTGCCGGTTGTTGTATTATTGAAGATGAAGTAACTCTTTGGGGACAAGTAGGAATGGCCAGTGGTATAACTATCGGGAAAAAGGCAGTGATACAGGCCCAGTCAGGTGTTTCTAAGTCTTTAGAAGGAGGGAAAGTTTATTTTGGTTATCCAGCAGATGAAATGCGAACCAAATTAAGAGAGTTAGCCGCAATAAGAAAATTACCCGAATTATTGAAGAAGTTAAAATAATACCTTTCTTGTCATTTTGAATTTTCCGAAAGCTTTCAAGGAGTATCGAAAAGTTATAAATTGTTATTGATATAGCAAAAATAACGTTGAAATACAGAACAAACCGTTTTTTTGCTAAATGGTATAACAAATAGACTAAAAACTTTTTCTTAATATTAAGACCTATTTCAAAAAAACATTTTATCTTTAATCATTCAAAAGAAACAAAGTAAAAACATGAGTGTTTTAGTTAATAAAGATTCAAAAATAATTGTACAAGGATTCACTGGAAAAGAAGGAACTTTCCATGCTGAACAAATGATCGAATATGGAACGAACGTAGTAGGAGGTGTAACACCTGGTAAAGGAGGTCAAGAGCACTTAGGTCGTCCAGTATTTAATACAGTAGAAGATGCTGTTGCAAAAGCTGGAGCTGATACTTCTTTAATTTTTGTTCCACCTGCATTTGCTGCAGATGCTGTTATGGAAGCTGCCGATGCTGGAATTAAAGTGATTATTTGTATTACAGAAGGAATTCCTGTACAAGATATGGTAAAAGTAAAAGAATACATTCAAGATAAGGATGTTACGTTAATTGGACCAAATTGCCCAGGTGTTATTACAGCTGAAGAAGCAAAAGTAGGAATTATGCCAGGATTCATCTTCAAAAAAGGAAAAGTAGGAATTGTATCAAAATCAGGTACTTTGACTTATGAAGCAGCCGATCAGGTAGTAAAAGCAGGATTTGGAGTTTCTACAGCTATTGGAATTGGAGGAGATCCTATTATTGGAACCACGACTAAAGAAGCGGTTGAATTATTAATGAATGATCCTGAAACTGAAGCAATTGTAATGATTGGTGAAATTGGAGGACAATTAGAAGCTGATGCTGCTAAGTGGATTAAAGCACAAGGAAATCCAAAACCAGTAGTTGGATTCATTGCTGGGCAAACAGCTCCTAAAGGACGTACAATGGGACATGCAGGTGCTATTGTAGGTGGTGCAGACGATACAGCACAAGCTAAAATGGCTATTATGGAGGAATGTGGATTACATGTAGTTGCTTCTCCTGCTGATATTGGAAATAAAGTAAAAGAAGTATTAGCGTAAGCTATATTTTATAAAAACAAAAATCCCCAACCTTTTAAAAGGTTGGGGATTTTTGTTTTTATTGAAATTATAATAAATATTGTATAGAAAGTGTTTGTATAAAAGTAATATTTAAGATTCATGAATTTATACTTATAATTTAAAAAATACCGGTTTTCAGGGATTGTTTTGAATATTGATAGGAAAGTATCTTTGAGAGTAACCAAAAAATGAAATTTATGAAGAAAATAGTTTACATTATCCTAATATTTTGTTCAATATTAGGACACTCACAAAAAAGTATAGGAGGTAAGCCTAAACTAATAGATAATTTGATAAATAATAAAGATAAAATTATTAATAATAAATCAATTGATGAAGATGATAATTTTATTTATGATGAAAATAAATATTTAAATGGAATTAATAATGTTTTACTACCTTCAATAGGTAATCAACAAATCCAACAGAAAGTCATTGAAAGTCCTGATATTGAAGATAATGTATATGGCAAAGTATTAGATTTTAAAATTAATTACTTTGATAAGGCTAAAAAGTTTGAAACACAAGATGAATTTATTTATTTAGCTAGATTTACTTCCGAATCAGCTATAGGATTACAATTTTATTTTGCTGATTTTTATTTACCAAAAGGGGCTCAATTATATATTTACAATGAAGACTCTTTAAAAATTTTAGGTGGAT from Flavobacteriaceae bacterium UJ101 encodes:
- a CDS encoding deoxynucleoside triphosphate triphosphohydrolase SAMHD1 (Host restriction nuclease that blocks early-stage virus replication. May function by reducing the cellular dNTP levels to levels too low for viral reverse transcription to occur (By similarity); Belongs to the SAMHD1 family; Contains 1 HD domain; Contains 1 SAM (sterile alpha motif) domain.), producing the protein MASYKNTKQKIINDPLYGFITISSPLLFDLIEHPIFQRLRHISQTGLSYLVYPGAHHTRFHHSLGCMYLMQKALNTLKQKGVEISQEEEEGACIAILLHDIGHGPFSHALEHSIIEVHHEEISLYLFNQLNKEFNGALDLAIQIFKGEYHRGFFKQLISSQLDVDRLDYLMRDSFYTGVAEGTISIDRLISMMNVVDDEIVIEAKGIYSVEKFIIARMFMYWQVYLHKTGVGAEYLLTKILKRAHELYHNNFEIWTTPELEFFFKRKIKFDDLNEEVMKHFLMLSDADIWICIKQWSKSKDEILAKISKMLLNRNLYKVEETEKEQLKDYFLEELNLSPEIIKNEYFSGIIPVKNLAYDKENPIKLLMKNGRIIRLEEVSKQLDFKVLSKPVKKHYFCYLKRNHNKF
- the lpxD gene encoding UDP-3-O-(3-hydroxymyristoyl)glucosamine N-acyltransferase (Catalyzes the N-acylation of UDP-3-O-acylglucosamine using 3-hydroxyacyl-ACP as the acyl donor. Is involved in the biosynthesis of lipid A, a phosphorylated glycolipid that anchors the lipopolysaccharide to the outer membrane of the cell; Belongs to the transferase hexapeptide repeat family. LpxD subfamily.; KEGG: osp:Odosp_1903 UDP-3-O-(3-hydroxymyristoyl) glucosamine N-acyltransferase), which translates into the protein MEFKASQIAEILEGEIQGNPEETVATLTKIEEGKKGGLTFLANPKYTPYIYDTEASIVIVNKSFVAEKEISSTLIKVDDAYLAFTKLLQYYDEYRKSLKVGIEEPSFISKTAKVSENVYIGAFSYIGEDVIIEDNVKIYPNSYIGDNSKIGEGTTINAGVKIYSDTQIGKHCTIHSGSVIGADGFGFAPNSNNEYSKVPQIGNVILEDNVEIGANTTVDRATLGSTIIRKGVKLDNHVQIAHNVEIGEDTVIASQTGIAGSSKIGKRAMMGGQVGVIGHLKLGDDVKIAAQSGVGSDLPNEAIVQGSPAYSVGDYKRSYVYFKKLPDLVKRINELEKKLNG
- the lpxC-fabZ gene encoding UDP-3-O-acyl-N-acetylglucosamine deacetylase (Involved in the biosynthesis of lipid A, a phosphorylated glycolipid that anchors the lipopolysaccharide to the outer membrane of the cell; Belongs to the LpxC family.; KEGG: shg:Sph21_1541 UDP-3-O-(3-hydroxymyristoyl) N-acetylglucosamine deacetylase / 3-hydroxyacyl-(acyl-carrier-protein) dehydratase), with protein sequence MDKIIAEDKQKTIEKEIKLSGHGLHTGAVSDLTFKPAPENTGFIFVRTDLEGAPQIEADALYVVSTDRGTTLEKKGVKVYTCEHVLAALVGLDIDNCYIEMTGPEPPIMDGSSKYFIEALEKAGVQEQDAKREYFVIKDTISVTDSETGSEIIATPSDEYQIVTMVDFGTKVVGTQNATLKNLKDFKKEISDARTFVFLHELEQLIDAGLIKGGDINNAIVYVDKEISDETQEKLKKIFNKDRVTIKPNGTLDNIDLHYPNEAARHKLLDVVGDLALIGTRIKGRIFASKPGHSINTQFAKKLAKHIKIAKRKKVPEFNIDMDPPIHDINSIKKMLPHRYPFLLVDKIIEQTDNHVVGVKNITYNEPFFVGHFPEEPVMPGVLQVEAMAQVGGILVLGSVDEPEKYSTYFMKIDKVRFKRKVVPGDTVIFKMELLEPIRRGIVHMQGYAYVRDSIVAEAELMAQIVKNK
- the lpxA gene encoding acyl-[acyl-carrier-protein]--UDP-N-acetylglucosamine O-acyltransferase (Involved in the biosynthesis of lipid A, a phosphorylated glycolipid that in bacteria anchors the lipopolysaccharide to the outer membrane of the cell. Lipid A-like molecules in plants may serve as structural components of the outer membranes of mitochondria and/or chloroplasts, or may be involved in signal transduction or plant defense responses (Potential); Belongs to the transferase hexapeptide repeat family. LpxA subfamily.; KEGG: pah:Poras_0395 UDP-N-acetylglucosamine acyltransferase), coding for MNNMVNIHPEAIIGKNVTVSPFTTIEKDVEIGEGTWIGPNVTIMEGARIGKDCKIFPGAVISAEPQDLKYKGEKTLTYIGDRTTIREAVTINRGTTALGYTKIGDDCLIMATVHVAHDCVIGNHVILVNGVGLAGHIEIDDYAIVGGMVPVHQFTKIGAHTLIAGATLVRKDVPPYVKAAREPMSYAGVNALGLRRRGFDNEQIETIQNVYRILFQEGLSNTKAVEKIKLEIPESEEREVILNFVENSDRGIMKGYYNE
- a CDS encoding elongation factor (Involved in peptide bond synthesis. Stimulates efficient translation and peptide-bond synthesis on native or reconstituted 70S ribosomes in vitro. Probably functions indirectly by altering the affinity of the ribosome for aminoacyl-tRNA, thus increasing their reactivity as acceptors for peptidyl transferase; Belongs to the elongation factor P family.), which produces MATTADIKRGLCINYSNDVYKIVGFQHVKPGKGPAFVRTKLKSVTTGKVVDNTFSAGHKIDVVEVNTNKFQYLYDDDNGFHFMNNDDYSQVYIDKGLVDNADLMKEGEQVFILTKADDDTPLSVEMPQTVILEVVESAPGVKGNTATNATKPAKLETGAELQVPLFINEGEKIKVNVDERSYIERVKE
- a CDS encoding UDP-3-O-(3-hydroxymyristoyl)glucosamine N-acyltransferase (Catalyzes the N-acylation of UDP-3-O-acylglucosamine using 3-hydroxyacyl-ACP as the acyl donor. Is involved in the biosynthesis of lipid A, a phosphorylated glycolipid that anchors the lipopolysaccharide to the outer membrane of the cell; Belongs to the transferase hexapeptide repeat family. LpxD subfamily.; KEGG: coc:Coch_1759 UDP-3-O-(3-hydroxymyristoyl) glucosamine N-acyltransferase) — protein: MKFNRIYQLKEIASLLEVDYVGNDEFPVKGLNEIHVVTEGDIVFVDHPKYYDKALESEATIVLINKKVDCPEGKALLISENPFSDFNKLIEHFNPFQTSNQLQADSAQIGEGTIIQPNVFIGNNVKIGKNCIIHPNVTLYDNTVIGDHVIIHANTVIGSDAFYYKNRTDHFERLKSAGNVVIQDFVEIGASCTIDRGVTASTTIKKHTKLDNQIQIGHDTIIGERCLIASHVGIAGCCIIEDEVTLWGQVGMASGITIGKKAVIQAQSGVSKSLEGGKVYFGYPADEMRTKLRELAAIRKLPELLKKLK
- the sucD gene encoding succinate--CoA ligase (ADP-forming) (Belongs to the succinate/malate CoA ligase alpha subunit family.; KEGG: eco:b0729 succinyl-CoA synthetase alpha subunit), coding for MSVLVNKDSKIIVQGFTGKEGTFHAEQMIEYGTNVVGGVTPGKGGQEHLGRPVFNTVEDAVAKAGADTSLIFVPPAFAADAVMEAADAGIKVIICITEGIPVQDMVKVKEYIQDKDVTLIGPNCPGVITAEEAKVGIMPGFIFKKGKVGIVSKSGTLTYEAADQVVKAGFGVSTAIGIGGDPIIGTTTKEAVELLMNDPETEAIVMIGEIGGQLEADAAKWIKAQGNPKPVVGFIAGQTAPKGRTMGHAGAIVGGADDTAQAKMAIMEECGLHVVASPADIGNKVKEVLA